The Carcharodon carcharias isolate sCarCar2 chromosome 34, sCarCar2.pri, whole genome shotgun sequence genome includes the window aattccagagcttggggcctaggctgCTGAAGGCATGGTCGCCAATGGTGGATCGATTAAAatcgggggatgctcaagaggccagaattagagaagcgaggagatctcagagggctgtgaggctgggggagattacagagagaggaagagacaaggtcatggagggacttgaaaacaaggatgagaattttaaaatcaaggctttgcttaactgggagctaatgtagatcagcgagcaccgGAGTGATTCAATggaggcagagttttggatgacatcaAGATTACGAAGGGTAAGATGTGGGAACTTAGTCAGGAGGGCATTGGAATAATCAACTCTAGAGGTTTTTTAACACATGCTTGATAGTCTGGCTCAAATTTTTGGAATATGACCTCCAAtactagactccccaaccagtggaaataatttctctctactACCCTACCTGTTTCCCTTAATACCTTGAAAAGTCGAATCACCGCTTAGCCTTCTAAGTaccagggaatacaacccaagGTGGTGTAAACCCTCTTTGAATTCAACCCTTGGACTGCAATATTGTTGGCGTAGCCCCTAAATGTCCCCtagccacctccccaccccagatTAAGACCATCAGGTTAATTTcctgtcaattacattgttatggTTAAGAGAATCAGGTGATGGACATTAATTATCCttcagcacatataaataggggaaagctgggacactgggttgagtgggaagagagctgtgagactgaacaagtcaataaactgtCTCTATAAAGAAAAGTTCTGTGGCTTGGTTTCAGCTTCACCAACCggcttggatcctattaacatAGAAAGGGTCATCAATCCCTCAGTTCTAGCCCTCGCCCCCCTTTAATACATTGTGCACCCAATATCCTATTATAATATCCCAGTCCCTAAGTATTATGAGTGGATTGGAGGGAAATTATcatccataatcttattgaatgatgtgGAAGCATTTAGGAAGGACCTGAGGGCTTttaaaagggtgcagaggagatttaccagaatggttccagggatgagggattttagttaggagattaggctggagaagctagggtttctccttggagcaaaggagattgaggggagatctgattgagattatggcaggtttagatcaggtagagaaagaaaaaaaCCTTCCCATCAACCAATGGATCAAGGATTAGGGGACGTAGAATGAAGACTTTGGACAAGAGATGCAGTTGGGGACGCGGGGAAGAACTCTTTTTATGCAGAGAGTGGTCACTGCCTGGAACCTGCTGCCTacgagggtggtggaaatggAGACGACGAAGGATTTCGAAATGAAATTGGACGggcaagagagggaaagaaacctGCAGGGGCTATGAGGGACTGAGCGGGAGAAGCGGGACTGACTAGATCACTCCGTGGGGAgccaggatgggctgaatggcctccttctgcgctgtaaatgACTCTGTGACTCTTTAAGGCTGGAGGGGCCCatgtggcctagtcctgctcctgtCCCTTATATTCCTAGTGCTCACTCGCCCAGTGGGAGGTGCATGAGGCAACCTTTGGCAGATCCGTGTTCATTCCTCCCTTCCAACTCACTTTGTCACCAGGTGGGCGTGAGGCACATTCGGCTCAGGGGGCCCTGTTATACGCGTTTAACTGTGGTGGGGGGGACCCCCTGCCTCTGAATTTGAAATCCCGCCCGTGTCAACCATTCACAGGGATTCTGTAGCAGAGCTGCTGCCTCTTGAACAATGTCTCTGGGGTTTTGCCTCAGGGAATCCTGCCTGCAGTAGATTTAAGGATCCCTGCCTTAGGGGATCCTGCCTTCAGTAGATTTAAGGATCCCTGCCTTAGGGGATCCTGTCTCAGGCCGCCTGTCTGATAGACGCTGCCTTGCAAATCCTCCAACTGCGATCCTGTCCAGGGGATCCGGTCATTGGGATCCTGtcgttttttttcaaaaaaaaaattgcaaagcaAGAGAAACGGAAATCACAAACATTGGAAAGAAAGATCCGGAAGGAAAAACCAGTTCAAAGTGttcaaatcccagtaaaaatcagtaATACTGGAGTTCCACGTTAagggatacaagaccaattcGGACAAGTTTTACTGGAACCTTTAAGAGCGCACACTGAACACGGACAGGGAGAGGCCACTTGGCACCTCTCGACCTGAGCTCTGCCCTGCAGGTGGACTGGGAGCCGAGGGTCTTACGAAGTGTTGAGGACGGATCTGTTGTACATCACCTGATAATAGGAGCCGGGATCGTTCATCGTGACGGGCGTCTCGAAGCCATTTTTGCTGAGCAGTGTGTTGTACATGTTGTTGTAGTGAGCGGGCTGGTCGTAGAGCTTCAGGTCCACCTTGTGGGGCTGCTCGGAGGACATCAGGTTTGTGATTGAGAAGGGATGGTTGAAGCTGTAGTGAGGGTCCAGCTTCAGCTCGCTCTGGAGGTCAGGCAGGTGCTGGACCGAAGGCGggaggaggtgatggaccatcgtCTGGTGCATAGCAGCTGGAGATGGCGAAGGCCCGGGAACCGAAGATGGGTTGTCCACCCGGCGGCAGCCGAGCTCGGTCAGGGTCCGCTGCTCCTCGGAGCCCGGGGAGGTGTCAGACCTACTGGACTCCGCATCCTCggagctggggctggagttcTTCCCATCTGGGCCGCCCTCCAAGCCCTTGACGCCCGGTTCCAGAGGCGGCCGGGGTGAGAGCTTCTCCTTCTGGCACTTGAAGCGCTTCTGCCGGCGGAGGTAGCAGCCGTTCTCGAACATGTTCCCCGAGTCGGGGTGCAGGGTCCAGTACGAGCCCTTCCCGGGTTTGTCTGGTGACCGGGGCACCTTCACGAAGCAGTCGTTGAACGAGAGGGAATGGCGGATGGAattctgccacctctgctggttctCTCTGTAGTATGGGAAGAGGTCCATGATCCACTGGTAGATCTCGTTCAGGGTCAGCATCTTGTTGGAGGACTGTTGGATGGCCATGGTGATCAGGGAGATGTAGGAGTAGGGCGGCTTCGCATGGCTGAGGTTTCGGCGGTACGGCTTTGGGTCCTTTCCCCTGTTCAACGCTGGGGATAGCGACAGGGACCCCAGGCCTTGGCCCATGGGCTGGTAGGGAGACAGCGAGTTGATGGGGGTGGCCTGGCCCCCTGCCGGACAAACACCAGGGCTCATCGAGCTATGCATGGATGATAGGCCATTGGTTATTGGGCTGACGGCGCCTGGTAAGACTGAGAGGGGCGGGCTGAGGTTGGTGTAGGACATGTTGAGTGAGGCTGGAGAAAGGTTTCCGACCGAACCCATGGAATTCATGCTCATGTAGCTGTTGATTGTGTTCATGGTGCTCAGGCCGGGATTCATACTGCTCGCCACAGGGTAGATCTTtgggaagagaaagagattgGGTATAAATGTAAGATAAGCATAATAAATATCAGACTTAGAAGACTCTCTCTCATCTGGAGACACACGCTTACATCTATTTCTGAGGCTGGTTTGTCCTGGCACAGGTTGCTAGCCTGAAGCTATAGAATGAGGGGCCACTGCTCTGCATCAAGCATGTCTGACCaggacagaaacagaaacagaaatacctggaaaaactcagcaggtctggcagcatcggcagagaagaaaggagttgacgtttcgagtcctcatgacccttcaacagaactatgttcTCCAGTTAATGGTGATCAGGTTTGACTGCGACTCCTACTGTAGCCAAATAGCTGACTAACACTGACTGGGCTTGCAATTGGGTGGAGGGACAACTGGTAAAGACCCTTTTACCCCAGCAAGAATCAACACTTACAGGAGACCTGAGGAGTACTTATTATTACAATAGGCGACCGAATAGAGAGCTTTCACAACTGCAGTGAATGCTGGGATAGTTATGACTCCATTTTGCTCCCTCAGCCAGCAATGAAAAAGTGCAAAAGAAACACAGAAAActacagacagacacagatatgAGATGGCAATATTGAAGCAGGAGAGCAGGAAGCATTGATCTGAGAGACAGCATGTCCCTAAGTATCAGACTGGCAGTGTCAGCCAGCACTGTGTGCTCAAGTCTATACAGTGGCTTCAATGACAATCTTTgagctcagaggtgagagtactTCCACGCATATTGACtactgcatttcttacattacaacagtgactgctttTCAGGAAAAGTACTTCGTTGGATGTGAAGCCTAAAAGCCATGCACGGTTCTGGTCTCCAAATTACAAAGAAGGATTTAGGGACACTGGGGAAGGTATAAGAAAGAATCACAAGGACGATACCAGAAGTGAGAGGTTATATCCATCCGGAAAGACTGAACAGtattttgtgtctatcttcacagtggatgacacaaaaagcatcccaagaatagctgaaagtcaagaggcaaaagggaagggggaactTAGAGAACAAccactatcactggagaaaaagtaatgggaaaactaatgggacttaaAACTGGCAAGTCCACTGGGCCTTATGGTCTTGCATTCTaggctgcagagatggtagatgcattggttgtaatcttccaaaattccttagaatctggaaaggtcccagctgattggaaaaccgcaaattcctctgttcaagaaaggagggaagctGAAAGCAGGAAATCATAGGCCTGTCAGCCTAATACCTGTCATAGGGAAAGCAATAGAGTCCATTCTTAAAGAGGTAGGAGCAGGACATCTTGAAAATCACAATACCATCAGGCACGGTTTCGTGAAAGGGATGTTGAGTTGGgcgaatttattagagttctttgaggatgtaacaatcagtgtggataaaggggaacctgcagatgtggtgcacttggatttccaaaaggcatttgatatggttCTGCATAAAAGGTTACCACACAAGATAAGGGTTCATGATGTTGAGGGTGtggattagcatggatggaggattggccaactaacaggaaacagagagtcgggaCAAATGTGTCATTTTGGGGTAGACCAACTGTAACTCGTGGAGtgtcgcagggatcagtgctgaggcctcaactctttatgatcgatatgaatgacttggaggatgggactgactgtattgtagccaaatttgttgtCAATACAAAGATTGGTGGGAAAGCACATTGTCggggagtctgcaaagggatacagataggttaagtgagcggcaAAACTTTGGCAGCTGGAGCATAATGGGGGAAAAtgtgcaggaagaatagaaaagcagaatttcatttgaatggagagagactgcagaaagctgcagtacagagggatctgggtgttcttgtacatgaattaaaaaaaattggcatgcaagtgcagcaaataattaggaaggcaaatagatgCTGGTGTtgattgcaagggggatggagtataaactcagggaagtcttgctacagcagGGCATTGTTAAGACCActtctagagtactgtgtgcagcagtGGTCACCTTACTTACTGAGGaacatatttgcattggaggcaggtctgagaagattcacaagactgattccagggatgaagggaaTGTTATGAGGAATATTTGAACAGGTACGGCCTATACTGATTGGAGTTTaacagaatgaaaggtgatcttattgaattgcagaattgttactgtgcagaaggaggccattcggcccatcatatttATGCCGGCTCTcagaatgagcattatgactcagtgccattttcctgccttttccctgtaaccatgcacattgtttccatttaaataatcaccctaagccctcttgaatgccttgattgaacctgcctccaccatacttccaggcagtgcattcccgacCGAACCCACTTGCTGACATATACacgctgacacactgatatacacaaactaatatacacactgacacactgatatgcaaattgacacactgatatacagaCACTGATGtgcacattgacacactgatatacagaCACTGATATATACATACTGATATACACGCACTGATATGCacactgacactctgatatacacacatTGATAGGCACGTTGACACACTGATGTGCACACTGATATATACACACTGACATATGGAGAAACAAACACTGACATACTGATGTACATGCTGACACAATGATATACATGCACACTGATATATATACATTGACACATTGATATACACACTGACATACTGATGTACACAAATGttatacacacactgatatacatgTACACTGATATATAAACACTGACAGTTTGATatgcacacactgatagacacactgacacattgatgTACATTCTgataactacacactgacacgtTGATATACAAgaactgatacacacactgacacactgatatacaaaCACTGATATACACTAATAATAAACACACACGCTgatataaacactgacacactgatataaacactcaTACTGATATAaaaagcacactgacacactgataaaaacacacacgctgatataaacactgacacactgatataaacacgcacagtgatataaacacacacactaataataaacacacacactgatataaacatgcacactgatataaacacacacgcagataTAAACGTTGGCACAttgatataaacacgcacactgatataaacatgcacattGATATAAACACTCACACTAATAATAAacagacacactgatataaacatgcacactgatataaacatgcacattgatataaacacacacactaatactaaacacacacactgatataaacactcacactgatataaacatgcacattgatataaacacacacactaatactaaatacacacactgatataaacactcactgatataaacacacacactgatataaacatgtaCATTGATATAAACATGTACactaatataaacacacacactgatataaacacgtaCATTGATATAAACAAGCAaactgatataaacacgcacactgatataaacgtGCAAactgaaataaacacacacactggtagAAGCACACACGCTGACAGAttgatataaacacgcacactgctataaacacacactgactcactgataTAAGCACACACAGTAATAtaaacacaaactgacacactaatataaacacacactgacacactgaaataaacacgcacactgctataaacacacagggatacactgatataaacacacagacacgctgATATAAGCACACACATTGATATAAACACGAAAACTAATataaacacacagtgacacactgagatAAACATGCACactaatataaacacacactaacacactgaaataaacacacacattaaaaaacacacagtgacacactgatataaacacactgacacagtgatataAGAACAGGCCCTGATAAAAACACGCAAACTAATATAAACACAccctaacacactgatataaacacacacactgatataaacacagacagtgatataaatatacacactgAAATAAATGCACAAactgaaataaacacacacactgatataaacacacactgacacattgatttaaacacacactgacacgctgatataaagatacacagatataaacacacacactgacataaacacacactgacacactgatataaac containing:
- the LOC121272687 gene encoding forkhead box protein A2-like translates to MLGSVKMESHEVPEWNSLYSDPGEIYPVASSMNPGLSTMNTINSYMSMNSMGSVGNLSPASLNMSYTNLSPPLSVLPGAVSPITNGLSSMHSSMSPGVCPAGGQATPINSLSPYQPMGQGLGSLSLSPALNRGKDPKPYRRNLSHAKPPYSYISLITMAIQQSSNKMLTLNEIYQWIMDLFPYYRENQQRWQNSIRHSLSFNDCFVKVPRSPDKPGKGSYWTLHPDSGNMFENGCYLRRQKRFKCQKEKLSPRPPLEPGVKGLEGGPDGKNSSPSSEDAESSRSDTSPGSEEQRTLTELGCRRVDNPSSVPGPSPSPAAMHQTMVHHLLPPSVQHLPDLQSELKLDPHYSFNHPFSITNLMSSEQPHKVDLKLYDQPAHYNNMYNTLLSKNGFETPVTMNDPGSYYQVMYNRSVLNTS